One region of Babylonia areolata isolate BAREFJ2019XMU chromosome 29, ASM4173473v1, whole genome shotgun sequence genomic DNA includes:
- the LOC143274723 gene encoding interleukin 17-like protein yields the protein MVSASFSESSFSAGVRRCVLVAAVIGCVLCCLPMTTTAMPMKEVVGEGMRRVKGEQQQQEEHHREKRAVNKTTCAQPDSLESMFQAINSQLGNTEFLGKLHNGQAISIPASEVPVEEDGDPNETKTCPTSLTTDPTAPLAHRSLCPYYFNVLNLPDGYYPSSLKTAKCKCQQCIHNDAYGCEPVLTRVAVLKPVGCHQGLQKYQEELVYVSTACTCASASSTQGTTTTPPPATTTTPWWVQ from the exons ATGGTTTCCGCTTCGTTCAGCGAGTCTTCTTTCTCCGCGGGAGTCCGCCGCTGTGTCCTCGTCGCTGCCGTTATCGGCTGTGTCCTCTGCTGCCTGCccatgacgacgacggcgatgccgatgaaagaggtggtgggggaggggatgaggagggtgaagggggagcagcagcagcaggaagagcATCACAGAGAGAAACGGGCCGTCAACAAAACGACCTGCGCCCAGCCTGACAGCCTGGAGTCCATGTTTCAAGCCATCAACTCTCAG CTGGGCAACACGGAATTCCTGGGCAAGCTGCACAACGGACAAGCCATCAGCATCCCCGCCAGCGAAGTCCCGGTGGAGGAGGACGGCGACCCCAACGAGACCAAGACGTGCCCGACCTCCCTGACGACGGACCCCACGGCCCCTCTGGCTCACCGCAGCCTGTGCCCCTACTACTTCAACGTGCTGAACCTGCCTGACGGCTACTACCCCAGCAGCCTGAAGACCGCCAAGTGCAAGTGCCAGCAGTGTATCCACAACGACGCCTATGGCTGTGAGCCTGTCCTGACCCGGGTGGCTGTGCTGAAGCCGGTGGGCTGTCACCAGGGACTGCAGAAGTATCAGGAGGAGCTCGTCTACGTCAGCACCGCCTGCACGTGCGCCTCGGCCAGCAGCACGcagggcaccaccaccacccctccccccgccaccaccaccaccccctggtgGGTGCAGTAA
- the LOC143274958 gene encoding sulfotransferase 1C2A-like, whose product MNEVKAKRRQLSDHTGVETDCDPMETRTRDNFTMAAKRRRLDDDTGDESGCDPVEMRQQDNFDRGFLAGMVCVDGDVFPRFPLQISPEEHVRSIRTMPMREDDVIILSFPNSGARWIWEMARMLITGSAEHDFRTKEHVTLELNSATDIDSLPSPRVLCSHLFPRQLSNDIVAQRSRVVHVMRNPKDLAVSYYFRCKQLSRFQDEGLNVFVEDFLNGTQRQGTCADYMTYMQEMMTWKRENPEVPILNVFYEDVYKNPVRSVQELSHFLQLGHVTDALCADIADQCAFRQLKVAHDDPGVKFRDHPSRILFRDYRPSLFRKGIVGDWKNHFTMALSEHFDAVLADKLHQYDVNFQFTAD is encoded by the exons ATGAACGAAGTGAAAGCAAAGAGAAGACAACTCAGTGACCACACCGGTGTCGAGACAGACTGTGACCCCATGGAAACGAGAACCCGGGATAATTTCACCATGGCAGCAAAGAGGAGACGACTCGACGACGACACCGGTGACGAGTCAGGTTGTGATCCCGTGGAAATGCGACAACAGGACAATTTCGACAGGGGATTTTTGGCTGGCATGGTTTGTGTGGACGGTGATGTGTTTCCAAGGTTCCCTCTGCAAATTTCTCCCGAGGAGCATGTGCGCAGCATCAGAACTATGCCAATGAGAGAGGATGACGTCATTATACTTTCCTTTCCGAATtcag GTGCTCGATGGATATGGGAAATGGCCCGGATGCTTATAACCGGAAGCGCGGAACACGACTTCAGAACCAAAGAGCACGTCACCTTGGAGCTGAACAGTGCAACAGACatagattctctcccttcccccagggTTCTCTGCTCGCATCTTTTCCCCAGGCAGCTGTCCAATGACATTGTGGCGCAGAGGTCACGTGTTGTCCACGTGATGCGCAACCCCAAAGACCTGGCAGTGTCCTACTACTTCCGTTGCAAACAGCTGAGTCGGTTCCAAGACGAAGGACTGAATGTGTTTGTGGAGGATTTTCTCAACGGTACCCAGCGTCAGG gaACATGTGCGGATTACATGACGTATATGCAGGAAATGATGACGTGGAAGAGGGAAAACCCGGAAGTGCCCATCCTGAACGTTTTCTATGAAGACGTTTACAAG AACCCAGTTAGGTCTGTGCAAGAGTTGTCGCACTTCCTGCAGCTGGGTCACGTGACAGACGCGTTGTGCGCAGACATCGCCGACCAGTGCGCATTCCGTCAACTCAAGGTCGCGCACGATGACCCCGGGGTGAAGTTCAGGGACCATCCCAGCAGAATCCTGTTCCGAGACTACCGACCATCCTTGTTCAGGAAAG GTATCGTCGGAGACTGGAAGAACCATTTTACCATGGCCCTGAGCGAACACTTTGACGCGGTTTTGGCCGACAAACTCCACCAGTATGACGTCAATTTTCAGTTCACTGCAGACTGA